The sequence ttcgttttattccctttatttatcaggggtcaccacagcggaatgaaccgccaacttatccagcatatgttttacacagcggaagctctttctgccacaacccagtactgggaaataataatgattaattttaattgattaattattattattattcagttactggacctgaatactgttagacttggtAAAGgataaaacagcatttatttcatttgtatctttttcttcattgtattttatgcttgtttgttagattttatgcaaatgcactctcctgcagaatcatcccaaacaacctaaaattgacaattctttccaaatagagatatgaaATTGTCATTTATATCAATTTATAtcgcaaaatattaaaatattgcaaagcaaggcaagattatttaaataacacatttcatacacaatggaaactaaaagtgctttacataaacaagaaaaaaaaacaagaaaaattaaaaattaaaataataaaaaaattattaaaacagataaaaacagattaaagagtgttaaaacaggttataaaagaatgaaaaagaaaagacgtAATAGTGTTAATTGCAATGTTAGACTATGCTAATATTGAGTACATATTTTGAAAAGCATAACAtcaatgtcatatttttccaacATTGTGCAGCCCTGACACAAACTAGAAACATTTATCCTTGTCCAGTGTTTGCGCTTTTTCTCTCCAAAAGTTATGAGCAGCAAAAActtttattaagttaaatattttattaagttaaaataGACTGTGGTTGTACATTGCtttgtggcgacccttgataaagcagggaatcagctgaaggaaactgaatgagtGAGTAAAATAGAGTGTCCGCAGATGTTTTCACACCTTTAGTAGTTTGTAGTTGTGTATATTCCATCTCCTCTGTTTCTTTCCTGCTTGTTGAAAACCTCTGCGAACCAAATAATCTgtacaaaaacaattcaaagcacatgtgaaatttgtgtgtgtgtgtgtgtgttttttactaTTACAGAAAATCAGTGGACTGCGGTATTCACTAGTATTTGCTTGTGTGTTCAGATCTTTTAGCACGTCTTGAAGGTCTTCGTGGAGCTGAGAAGACTGTTCAAGAAGTCGGGCCAACCATGATGGATTGGGTCAGTCTTACATTAAATagtaatatatagatatatatataaatagatagatagatagatagatagatagatagatagatagatagatagatagatagatagatagatagatagatagatagatagatagatagatagatagatagatatgattaGTCTTTTTTGAAGCATCCTCTATTGGCAACAATACTCTAAAAGTTCACTCACATAACTTCAAGGGAGCTTCTGATGGTGTTATAAGCTCTTTGATCTCCTTTCGTAGTTTCCCTGTCTGGAGGCGTATATCACATACTGCTGTAACCAGGTTGGGGCAAAAGCTCTGCTCGATCAGAAGAAGCAGGAAAGACGGGTTGAGGAGTTCTTGCGGCTATGCCAGGAGTCATCCTTCAGCAGAAAGCTGGACCTGTGGAACTTTCTGGACTTGCCTCGCAGCAGGCTGGTGAAGTATCCTCTGTTGCTGAAAGAGATTCAGAAGAGCACTCCACTTGATCATCCGGATGAGGAGGCACTGCCACAGGCTGTGAGTTTTGCTAAAAAtacttaaaggtcccgtgaaattaaaataagggttttttagatgttagtttcagtctgatagttttaaggatatctattagctagtgtgcttcaaaatttgcgtttagaaaatataaactgatataaatttttatttaaattttatttaatttgactttggtttaaaggtcctgtgaagtgctttgaaatgtgcatattAATCCAATGTTTGAAGTAATTtgaagtttctcatcaaatcttgactaactttttttaaattaaatcgaGGAGCTACTCTGTGTCCCACCCTCTCGATTTTTTTAGTTGAGATTAGATCAACTGTTggattaaaatgtacaatttaaaacacTTGACGGGACCTTTTAATCAaggtcaaattaaataaaataaataaaaaatgaagaattgaacaaactaaattactTAAACtgttagtaaaataaaaaatgaagaattgaacaaactaaattactTAAACTGTtggtaaaattaaaaatgaaagcaaaaagtCTAAAAATGAAAGTGAACATAGTATAAAATATCACTAAATACTAGTTTACTTTGTCAATaaattagtgtttttaaaagaattgATTTTCAATTATTCCACAGAGGTTTGTTACCTCTCCGACAATTCTTCCTTTTTTCTTGCAATTCAATTCTcattgtttattttgcatttcAGGCCTATATATAAAACTGACAGATAAACTCACTGTTGtcaaattgttaatatttttattttggtggCTGGAACAAGCTTTCGTACTGTATGTAACAATGCAGTCAGCAAAAAAAGTCCTCATTTCTTAAGCACAGACTGATTTTCTACAGTCGCAAAATCCAACAACTGAAGAGAAAAATCTCTTGGAATGCagatcagccaatcagatacaAAGACTAGAACtgttgtatgtttgtatgtatgtaatgtattacacatgggccggtataagtttgtgttggtatgataaccttggaaaaaacatcatggtattgtgattactgctctaaaattttaaagttctttttaaatgtctaagtaaaAGAACAACACAtttccccccattgaacacaatatacagtatttcattttacaattttttagttAACAATACACATTTAtagtattttggaacagtaaacatgtcaggctaaataattaaaataaacgttGACGTCTTCTGCATTCATTAGTTtacaaaacacagatttctttacaacacataaaaaacctTTTTACGCATACCTTAGAAACAGTATAACTGTAATTTTTggcgtttttaaaaccttgacttttctaaaccacggtataccttgaaaccggTAATCGTCCCATGTCTaaagtgtataaataaaatactttagtaatgCTCTTTTTATATCTTGTTATCTTAGATGAAACTAATCCAAAGGATTATAACAGAAGTAAATCTTAAAACCGGAGAGGCTGAGTGTCAGTTTTACAGACGGGGGCTTTGCTACGCAGAAGACAGCCAGAGGGTTGCAGAAATCCAGGCCTCTCGTTTTTTATACTGTCACGGTGAACTGAAGAGTACCAAAGGACAGGTAAATGTTATCTTCCCAACAACTCTATAATAGACCATTGCAGTGtttcagtttttaactttttcttACTGACATTTCTGTAGAAACTGCACGTGTTCCTCTTTGAGCTGGTGCTGGTTTTGACCCGGCCAGGGGCACAGGACAGGGAAGGACCAGTCCAGTTTCAGGTGTATCGTCAGCCCATGCCAGCTGCTCATCTGCATCTGGAGGACCTGCCTGATGGAGAGCCAAGCAGTTCAGGGTCCTTTCGGGGAGCCTTTACGGGCAATGataaaggtattattattattattattattattattattattattattattattattattattattattattattattattattattcttattagatTTTTTCCAACCATATGACTGTcatgtgtatgttttgttttcaattgtttCCCTGTTCCTGTTCTTATTGCTACTTTGTGTCTGTAGTTCCTGCTTTGAGCAATATGCTTGTTCTGTTGCGATGATTAAATCTAAGTGTATTTAATACTAGAATACAGAGGTAGTCATTTTGACCATCTTCAAATTTTGTAAGGTAATacctttgttaaaataaaacccatatatAATTATAGTACCCTGTCTTATCCCCTGAATGTGCTTCAttctaacattattttattaaaattcaaaagcaaaaaagaTTTCAGAGTAGCAGCAAATAGAAAACAAGGTTTAGCATTTTAAAGTCATGTACTTCTCGTCTGGAGTGTGACCAGCTTTAGTCCCTACTGCAGTCTCTGGGCCTGAGCCCACTGTTAAACCTGTTCTGATGCCCTAGCCTGATTTTCATTCCTGAGCCAAAGTCCATCACAGAAACTGAGCAGGTGTCAGAGTCAACTCCATCATCCATCCCAGAGGGAGTTCTTGAGTAAGAGGGCATATCATTGTGCGCTATACTCCCTGCATTGATGGTGTACTGCACCCACTGCCCAAAGAAATGTTGAACATCCTGGACACTATTATTCCAACAAGTCTCCTTCATCACTAGTTCCAAGTCTTCTTTGTTGCCACTGTTTCTACCCTGCACCAAGTCTCTTTTATCATTTATAGTTGTACTAAGCTCCaaatcatcgtcatcatcactgGTCCCGGCAAACTCCATGTGTCTTTAACCCCAAGTGGTCTGTCACAGCGTCGCTCTTTCTCCTTGTCTGCAAATGCCATTCAATTTCTCACCTCTGTGTCTGCTGACTTTAGTTTATCTTTCAGTGGCTCTGTTCAATTACTTACATCCCTTACTTTTATATATTAcagttattctttaggtgaacatttAATCCTTGCAAGTTAATCCACCGAATCCACTTTTTGGTAAAGTTTGACCATTtacttctgtgtttggagtgtcagtacttctctgttgacgtcagtttgactgcttcagccacaatatacttaaccatgcccctcttacTATTAGTTTGCTCTGAGGAAATGATGCACAAATAGAAATCTCACCCCccactcaatattccatttcaggcTAATTCCACTCCATTTTTTGATGGCCTTCACTCACTAACTTCCCTCCATCTCATACCCTCgcatatacagttaggtccataaatatttagacatcgacacaattctaacatttttggctttatacaccaacacaatgaatTTGAAATAAaccagaacaaacaaaacaaaccagatgtgctttaactgcaaacagtcagctttaatttgagggtatttacatcaaaatcaggtgaatgctgtgggaattacaacagtttgcatatgtgcctcccacttgttaagggtccaaacgtaattggacagaataataatcataaataaaactttcactttttaatacttggttacaaatcctttgcagtcaagcacagcctgaagtctggaacacatAGACAACACCAGATTCTGGTGATGGTGCTCTgtcaggcctctacagcaactgtcttcggTTCCTGTTTGTTCAtcgggcattttcccttcagttttgtctttagcaagtgaaatgcaagctcaattggattttggtcaggtgattgacttggccattgcataacattccacttctttccatTCATTCTATTTAACATTCCACTTTTTCTCTTTCCCGTTTGgagttgctgagctcactggtgcgttcttttatttttagaatgttctaaacagttgttttggccatgcctaatgttttttcagcctaatgatgacTTACATGACTgctagtgacagctctttggatctcatcttgagagttgacaataacagattccaaatgcaaatagcaccaTTGAGATGAACTCtagaccttttatctgctcattgtaattggtttaatgagggaataacacacacctgaccATTAATCAGCTTAgcagccaattgtccaattacttttggaccctttacaagtgggaggcacatatgcaaacggTTGTAATTTCAACAACGTTCACCTGATTTGGGTGTAAATACCTTCAAATTAAAGCTGAAAGTccgcagttaaagcacatcttgttcgttgcATTTCAAATtccttgtgttggtgtatagagccaaaaatgtaaaaattgtgtcgatgttcaaatatttatggacctaactttACATCCTTGATTATGTTCACTACTGGCAGACCATATGAATGGGGTTAAACGGAATGTCCTAAACCTCTGAGCACTTGGGAAATACACTGTTGTGACATCACAATCACATTGTATTCTAGGACAAATAGGTGCTGGAGAGGACATATGAATCTAAAAATTAAATTTGGTATGTCCATGTAAGTGTCCCACGTTCACCCCATTCAAGTGGGACTCAGTTTAAAATGCTAGCGGGGATTCCCCTGAGGGGAAGTGCTAAAGGaaagtttgtgagtgtgtgtctaaAAGTGGAGTGGAACCCAGCATCAGTGGGAAGTACGTcaccatactgaaataaaagtcatcTTCCAGGTCATGCAGACCTTAATAGTTAATTACAGATATAAGCAATagttgttcattttaaaataataataatgttctccccatgttctcgtgggtttcctccgggtgctccagtttcccccgcaatccaaacacatgcgctataggtgatttggatgaactaaattggccgtagtgtatgagtgtgtgtgaatgtgaaagtgtatgggtgttccccagtactgggttgtgcctggaagggaatccgctatgtaaaacatgccagagtaggtggtggttcattccgctgtggtgaccccagataaatcagagactttgctgaaggaaagtgaatgaatgaataaaaaaaataaatgaaaatattattttatagctTTGTCTTAATATTTGGATTGTTGATTTGTCTGTTTTTATCTGAAATTGAAAAATTTTTGTGGTCTTtgatgtttttacattattttaattccACATTTTCTTCTGCTGTTCCCTGCAGTCAAGAACTGTTTCCGTGTCAGCACCACAGGACGCTCCAAATCTCAATCCCACAGCCTGCAGGCTAATGACTCCTTCAATAAGCAGCAATGGATTTCATGTCTGCGGCAAGCAATGGTCCAGTCACGGGACAGACAGGCTCAAAGCAGTCCCTGCAATCCAAATGAGCGTTTAAGCCCTGAGCCGGCACTCTATAACAACATCGCTGAACTCAACATTAACTCTGATGTGGAGATGCCCGACACATAGACCAAGGCTTCTGCTGCTCTCCAGTTTATTcatttttccacaaacacttccagTGTGATTGTGACCGTGACAGCCGACCTTCTCGGGACGAATGAAATCACGCAGTTGCTGTTTCACACCCAGTCCCGAAACTGTGAGAATAGCATCATGTAGCTATATTTGTATACTTCATATTTGGATGTTTTTTGCTGTGGAGTGTCAAATTGGAAGGAATATTTTTTCTATTAGATTTATGCTTCTTGCTTTAAGCGATTTATTTTTTTAGGTGTGATATTGGTTGAATGGTTAATGGCATATGTGAATATCTCTTTGAATAATGCATCATTCCTTGCCATCTCATCTGGTGGGTACAGAAACAACAATATTTGTGCAATCTGAACGGTAACTAAAGTTATATGCAGCCAGGCTTTTTGTTATTGCACTTTGGCGGCGTTAGGGCtaatattattgcttttattgataTTAGCTGAATGTATTGATATTAGCTGAATTAGCTTATTTCACCATTTCTCTTAATTTAAAGGAACCCTGAGCCATTTACAAAAAAGGGATTTGTTCCCACTTTCCTGTCAGTACATAATCGTTACCGTTTTGTATCAATAAACTGACAACTTCCTTAAATATGGAccggtttaattattatttttttaaatacacagtttacacgatttttgtaaatgacacagtttacatttaaatgtaatatgcACCGTTATTTTACTttaggacagttatgcggtatgttgctgtattttaaagttgtagtgtgaaaattactgtattttacagtatagATAAACAATACTGTGAATACAcgtacagcaagataaatggtgctgttatagtaaatacagtatttttgctgtaatttatttacagtaatttactggcaaAGTGTCACCATTAAGTtattgtagattctacaggaattTGTTAACAGTGTACTTCTCATCACATGTTTATTTTGGACAGTCatgttctatatatatatgtgcatactTTCTACATTCCACTGGCTTTTCCCAATAGTAGGCAAATGCATGTTGtcatattacattaaataaaatacatatatggTTTAAATCTTACTTTGCCACTATTTATGTATTGTATACGGCACTGCTCTTTagtacacactacctgacaaaagccttttCGTCGACCCCAGATGTAAGagcaccaaataataacttgacttcaatttgatcatttggaaaagtgtcagaaggtagatttttcagatgaatcatctattgaactgcaatcatcacaaacactgcagaagacctattggaacccgcatggacccaagtttctcagagaaatcagtcaagtttggtgaaggaaaaatcatggtttggggttacattcagtatgggggcctgcgagagatctgtagagtggatggcaacatcaacagcctgaggtatcaagacatttgtgctgcccattacattacaaaccacgggagagggcaaattctttagcaggatagcacttTTTCCCAtactcagcctccacatcaaagttcctgaaagcaaagaaggtcaaggtgcttcaggattggccagaccagtcaccagacatgaacagtattgagcatgtctggggtaagatgaggcATTGAATATAAATCCTAATaataactctgggagtcctgcaagatcgctttctttgccattccagatgactttattaataagttatttgagtcattgcagagatgtatggatgcagtcctcaaagctcatgggagtcatacacaatattaattatttttccactgcaccatgactgtatattctatactctacattatttctgttaactgacaagacttttgttcaagcaaagtcagaccttactgtcctaattaaataattaaaaatcaaggtatggtcatgttattttgctaaaataagcgtaatcttgaggtctttgcctttcatataagccagttctgataccaaatgatcaactagaagtcaaattattatttgttgttcctaaacttgaataggcgacaagacttttgtcaggtagtgtatagcaaGACTTTCATTTAGTATTAGTGTCCATTTTATTAAGAGTAAATTCAGTTGTACTACATTCACCTGCATGTTTACTATCATGTAATCAATATTGTCAGTTGCAGCACTTCATTTCCATTCACAAATCCTCTGCTGTAGCCTCATGGGATGAATATTTCAGTATcctgccagaagtagtaggtcatctgggaaATCTAACCAACTCTTTTATGAATACTATGATACTACTCAGCTCAAACAATAGTTTTTGACACCTTAATATAGGGACATATACTGTAGGTATATTTGAATGCATGACAGGAGTAGgcctttttttcttatataattattaaattattaacttaTTGTAAAGTACATTTGTAATATAATATTGACTTGACAAGATAAAATTGATAAATATTATACttatgataaatataaatataaagataaaaattATACACAAAACCAAATTACACATTTCAGTGTTAgctttatcttcagaacacaaatgaagatctttTTATTcaaatctgaaagattttttttaaattcaactcaattcatcttgatttctacagcgcttttacaatgtagagcaaatccatcgatgcatagctccacaagtcccgaaccatgcaagccagtggggacaacggcgaggaacaaacttcaccaattggcgaaagtgaaggaaaaaaaaccttgagaaaaaccaggctcagttgtgcgcggccatttctcctctggccaaacttcttgttccaccagaggctggagaacgctggacatctATTGTGGAGATGCTGTAAGTGGGAGaagtcaccggctggtgtacagactagcccttcaggatcaatgtgaagacttgtctgtcactgagatcttacaggaatcagtctcatgctctccactcctccatgaccaacctgatctcacgagaaaacgtaagtattttacgttttgtcattttagtggctaattcgtacgagttcagtcgtacgaaattgtacgattttaaaaaggaggcatggcaccgaaccccacccctaaacccaaccgtcattgggggatgagcaaatcgtactaaattgtacgaattagatcatacgaattcatacgaattagccactaaatcaaaaagttacgaattgccgtgagattgtgtggTTATGACCACCACGGcggctgctcaggatacagcctggtccaggattatggaaacctcgggaataataaaaacagactgacataagcgcagatgccgttcaaattataatgtctttaggAAAGTGTTTTCGGCTtcagttgccctaaataatgcagactaacaaacCTTTAGAgaatttggatttcaaaagcatgtctgcatatgtgtatgctaatgcaaagagatgtgtctttaatctagttttaaactgcttcccgaactgtgctaggaaggctgttccagagtttaggtgccagatatgagaaagatctacagcctacagttgattttgatattctgggaataatcaattgtccaggaCTTTGCTGAAAGTCTGTTCAGCCAAAACTCCaatgctttaaaatattaataaaaagacacaaaaaagaacaacaataatgaataaagcaattgaattgaattttgatCTAACATACTTGCTTGATACAtgagaaccaatgaggttcattcTTGTGCTTCACATGGTATAAGAGCGTCAGCAAGAACCAACGAGGTTTGACCTCATGTCAAGGGTTTTGGTTGAGCTCCTTTCTATATTTGGATTGAAATAAAAGCCAACATTAAACTTTCAATCTTAGTAAATCATGTCTCTTCAGacttcataatttatttttaaggtgTCAAGAGTTTTGCTAGATATGACTACATGGAGGGATAGAATCTCTCGGAATTAATGAAAAATACCTTCATTTATGAAGATGAAATAAAGTCTTAAGGGATTGATTGATattatggtgagtaaatgatggcagattttTCATTCCCCTAACGAGATTTAGCATTGTGACCTCACAGTTTCCGCTAATAAAGGGTAAAAACTATATTTCACTCCTTTAAACATACATACTGacatattttacattaatttcagtAGTTTTTCATAACGTGTCTCGCAGCtgtgtttaataaagtgactgtGAGTAGTGTGTAGCGTCTCCTTTCACTGTCAAAGCTGTTCTTGAGCAAAGGCGAAGACGTGGCTAATTATAGAAGGTTAGGTTAGGAAAGATTAGCCGTGATTAAAGGCCGATCACAAACACAGCGACAGGACAGACAGGTGAATGGCAGGTGTGATGAGACCACAGTATAACTGAAACGCTTGATGTTTGGATAGTAATACTGGCTGGAAATACAACTGGAAATACTCACTGGCCATCAATCTGACAGTTACATACTGACCAAACTGGGGTTCTAAGGGTGAGTACACAAATATTTATCCCTTACGAGAATTAATCTTGCTTTGTTTACATAACAGTGCAGTTGGTGTATTGATGATCGCTTTTAAAACCACGATTTTAGAACCAATACCGtaattaatagatgaattaataggGTTAGTGTAACAACTTTTTGGTTTTCGGTTTCGGTTGTCTTTTACTGTTTCGCTAGACAAACAATTATACCAAGAGCttgatttgtaaataaataacgaaaccaggaaataaaaattACAGTGACCGACGTTCAGCAAACATTTTCAGTTTTCCTGGAACATGACATCATTAAACAGTGACAGCACAAAAAaaagcatcacatttctgaacgatctttaaatattttatgtcatttaacgttataggtcagtcatgTTAATGAAATCATGTAGCTGCAAACATAAAACGTATGAACAATCTCTATTCAGTTCatttcactattatgtgccaagtgaaaattattattaaatgactcCGAGAAGAGCCCACActtacctcttctgtcatgttttctggctgacttgagatcgttttgcttctgtctcccactATCCTGATCCAGGGGCGCAATTCCGTCTTCttgagatctcttttgatcagacTCATTATCAGATATActcatggttttaaaaaatgaaaatatatttgactgcctttgccattttgaaaatacaaatattattgatgTTGGCCGctttgccattatttatttttgctgctcaCTGTGCCGaacaataatcaccaaccaatgagagtgatagTAAACATACAGACAGCCGATTGGCtaaaaatattgttgagggccgTCATGTGTGTATGcgcacacacaatccacacaTACTTCTCTTGCGTTCATTTTCTCTttcactcacacacgcacgcacgcacacacacgcacgcacacacgcacgcacgcacgcacacacacacacacacacgcacaatttaattctttcgaaccacccaaaccctccctggctacaggcctgtcaAAGCATCTTAAAGCAGTTTGTATGCCTTTTTGAGCTAAATGAATGTACTACTTTTTAAATGCATGTCTTGACAATGAAAAGTCAAGATCCAATGATTGCAAACCTGTCATACTGTCAAACAATGCgaccacaataaaatattgaTGCTCCAGTGCATTCACAGTGAATTATAAACCAATATTTTCATTGATTTATGACTTTTGTGACAATGTGACAATCAGTAAAGTCATTTTTACCATTGCTCGTTTCATTCACAGGTTCACTGGTGGGCTTGCGTGGCAATGCCAAGAGCTGAATCCACCTCAATGGACAACTCGTGTCAGGCCCTGTGCCGCACCTTAGTCACTCAAAATGGCCTTCAGCCAGAAAACGTGGACATTTCCCAATCTGTACTGTACACGTCCATCATGGGACTGCTGCTGGTGACGGATAAAGAGGTGAGACAGAGACTCAATCTGTCTGGCACATCACATTAATGggacataaattatatataagcCTCTCCTGTCAGCTCATATGCTGGAAGCAAAAGGCTTAGCTTGTCCACAGAGCGACTgaataattaattgtaaaaacTGCATGTGTTTTGGCACCTGTGTGAGGCCTCTTCTGCTTCTGCAGTGAGTTAAGTATATCTGGTCTTAACCTCAGTGTCATACGTGATAGTGTCTCCCTCATATAATTGGATCACAGGCCTATAAATGGACGCTCAGTCACTGCAGGAGGGCAGTAAATGGCAAAGCTGTCAGCGTTTGTGATGTAACTGAGCAAGAAACTGACAGTGATTTGCTGTCACTTTTGTTGTTTCTACAGAGAGAGCTGCAGCTGGGGAACGGACAAGTTGGATTGAGGAATGTGGGAAATACTGTATGTCTCACTCACGAAATTAGCTGTAATGGTTATGTttgacccccccccccatcccaaTAAATGGtgtttttaattgtgtatttttgtttgtagTGTTTCCTCAATGCCATTGTGCAGTGTCTGTCTCACACTCGTAATCTTCGAGATTATTGTCTGATGAGAGCCTACATTCAAGACAAACACTCCAACCAGGAGCCTGTGCTTATGGATGGTAGGCGCACTTCAGCATACATTTAAACATTCATTGTTTGGgttaaaaattgttattaaagGGTTATTGTAGTTAACTAAAACCTTTAATGcgaaataaaagtattttttaaacagcaaaatTTGCATtacttgaaataaatgtaaaccaaAATACCATGAAATGAAATATATACGTTTATAAAGAAAGTTATTTGACTTAAATTGGttgacaaataagactttctaatatatatttaacttttgtactaaaataagtaaaataaaacaatctaaatgtattataatatatatacaaaaacgggagtcacggtggcacagtgggtaacgctgtcgccccacagcaagaaggtcgctggttcgagtctcggctgggtcagttggcatttctgtgtggagtttgcatgttctccccgttttcgcgtgg comes from Danio aesculapii chromosome 23, fDanAes4.1, whole genome shotgun sequence and encodes:
- the arhgef3l gene encoding rho guanine nucleotide exchange factor (GEF) 3, like produces the protein MREEKMEPEETEVDSSPSWSPISRDRLLTCANLSDFAGKKRKQDPSSDAENSARILEDCEEDDFPISDHMQDSEGPCNKRVKPVDKGASVTGIITPVKTPALKRLGQSIQRSISFRTEARPLPPMPMRSRQKASSFPRRRSSQLWSDTVDNMSHELSTKEIKRQEVIYELTQGEKQLIEDLSLVKKVYYEPMLKLDIMTESELGQIFGTLDSLIPLHEDLLARLEGLRGAEKTVQEVGPTMMDWFPCLEAYITYCCNQVGAKALLDQKKQERRVEEFLRLCQESSFSRKLDLWNFLDLPRSRLVKYPLLLKEIQKSTPLDHPDEEALPQAMKLIQRIITEVNLKTGEAECQFYRRGLCYAEDSQRVAEIQASRFLYCHGELKSTKGQKLHVFLFELVLVLTRPGAQDREGPVQFQVYRQPMPAAHLHLEDLPDGEPSSSGSFRGAFTGNDKVKNCFRVSTTGRSKSQSHSLQANDSFNKQQWISCLRQAMVQSRDRQAQSSPCNPNERLSPEPALYNNIAELNINSDVEMPDT